The following nucleotide sequence is from Novipirellula galeiformis.
TCGGGATTGACGGTGGAATGATTGATGTACGTGCCTTGATACTTCGAAGGCAGAAAGGCACTGTTCCAAAGGATCGAAAATCGAACCGGTCGTCCGGGACAGAGCACCACATAACCAGGCAGATTCTGATTCTCGGTACCCAGCCCATACAAAAACCACGCCCCCATACTCGGCCGCGTGGGAATGATCGTGCCATTGTTCATCTGCAACAATGCTGGACCGTGGTTGGGATTGTCGGCGTGCATTGAATTCAGGACACAAATGTCATCGATATGCTGACTCAATTGCGGCAACAAATCACTGACTTGAACGCCGCTTTCGCCGCGTGGGCGAAACTTGAACGGCGATGGCATCAGTCCACCGGTAGGTCGCTCGGTGACAAGATCGGCGCCCGGGGGTCTGCTGCCCGCATATTTTTCAAGTGCGGGCTTAGGATCAAACAAATCTCCCTGGTAGGGACCACCATTCATGAACAGGTGAATGACCCGTTTGGCCCGAGCCGGAAAATGGGGCATCGACAGCAAGTTTTGCTGCGAGGCCATCGTCGGTTGCGCCGCCCCAAGAATACTTGCCGCTCCAAGCATTCCCACTCCGCCCCCGAATTGTTGAAGCAGCCCGCGACGGTCGACGGTTGCGGGCGATCGTGATGCATCATTGCGTGTTGGTTGCATATTCATTGAAAAGAATCTCAATCGATAAAGATGAATTCGTTCGAGGCCAAAAGCACGTGAGTGTATTGACGCCACCGCGCAAAATGGGCTTCGGACTTTGCGTCATTCACTGCCACGGGGCCCGCCAAATAAGCCAGTCCGAGTTCCAATTCGCGATCGCTGGGGTCTCGCGAAAACAACCGCAAGTAAGCTTCTTTGATCCGGCTACGATCATCGTCAAACTCCCCTTGTTGCAGCTCGGTTGCTAAGCGTTGCGATTGTTGGTTCAGCAGCGGGCTGTTGATCGCGAAGAGTCCCTGCAGCGGCGTGACCGTTGCCATTCGCATCGGACTATGTTGTGTCGGATCGGGGAAATCGTGAATCATAAACGTAGGCGACATATCTCGGCGGTCGATGGTTGCATACAGAGTGCGGCGATGATTGCTGGCGGTATCCAGTGGCACCGAAGGACCACCCGCGGTTGGGTCCAGCACACCGCTGACGACTAACATCGCGTCCCGCCACTCTTCGAAGGAAAGCCGGCGGCGATTCGCACGTGAAAGCCACGTATTTTCGGGATCGGCATGGTTGTCATCGACCGCAACGGCCGATGATTGTTGCCAGGTTTCGGAGAGCAATATTTCACGGTGCAGCCGTTTAATCGACCAACCTTCGGCGACGAAACGGGCGGCCAAGTCCTCGAGCAACTCGGGATGAGTGGGGCGATCGCCTTGTTGACCAAAGTTGCTGGGGGTGGCCACGATTCCTTGGCCGAAATGAGCGAGCCAAACGCGATTGACGATCACGCGTGCGGTCAGCGCTTTCGCCTCCGTTGTGATCGACTGAGCCAACTCCAAACGCCCGCTGCCGTTCTGGTACGGTCGAGGTTCGTCGGTCAACACCGTCAGAAAGCGGCGCGGGATGACGGGCCCGGGGCGGTTGGGGTTTCCCCGGATAAACGAAGGTAGATCGCGTGGTTCAGGGCGGTATTCCAATCGTGTGCCCTGTTCAGGCGTCTTGCCGGCGCGGACCACGTACATCGATTCCTCGGAGAGCGCGTTGGCCATGGGCGTATCGTAGAGCGGCGTCGAGGTTTTCAGATCCTTGATCTTCGCAGCGAGTTCATCCATTTGTTCCTGGGGCAAAGGCTTCTGTCTTTTCAGCTTCGCCATCTTCGCTTCAAGCTTGGCGACCTCTTCCTTGGCGACGCGCACGGGTTCGTAGGCTTCGTCGCTAATCAACGGCCGCTCAATATGCCGGGTGCTGGCAAAGACGCCAGCCAAGCCGTAATAGTCGTCGGCGCTGATCGGATCAAATTTGTGATCGTGGCAACGGGCACAAGCGACCGTCAGCCCAAAGAAGGTGCGAGAAACCGCGTCCACCCGTTCCTCCCACTCATCGGCAACAATCACGTTGATCAGCTCGCATGGCAACTTCAGTTCTTTCCAATAAGTAGGGCTGAGACTGAGGAACCCCAGCGCGGGCAGATCCTCGGGGCCGGTCTCTGACATCAGATCGGTAGCGAGTTGACGGTGAATGAATTCATCAAATGGAAGGTCGTCGTTGAACGCTTTGACGACCCAATCGCGATAGAGATGCGCCTGGGTCGTTTTCGGCAACCAGCTCGCCGTGCGGTCGGTATACCTCGCCATGTCCAACCACCATCGTCCCCATTTCTCGCCGTACTGAGGTGATTCCAACAATTCGTCGACCAGCCGTTCGTACGCATCCGCGGAGTCGTCGTTGACAAACGCATCGAGCCGCTCGGGGGATGGCGGCAATCCGGTTAAATCGAAGCTCAACCGACGAATCAATGTCGCGCGGTCGGCGCGGGGTGAGGGCGTTAGTCCCGCGCGCTCGATCGCAGCCAAGACGAACCAGTCGACTCGGTTGCGTGGCCAGTTCGTGTTTGCGATTTCGGGCAGCGGCGGTTCGCGGAGCGGTTGAAACGACCAAAATTGACGGCCTTTCTCAAAATCGATTTTGCCGCTGGGACGAGCCACAACATCCGCGGATGGAGGAAATGGGGCGCCACGCTGCACCCAAAGGGTCAATTCGGCGATGTCCGCTGCGGCAAGTTTCCCCTTGGGGGGCATTTCGATGCCGTCGTAATGAAGCGTCTCGATCAGCAGACTTTCCTCCGGCTTTCCCGGCACGATCAACGTGCCGCTATCGCCACCGGCGGCGATTCCCGCGGCGGAATCGAGCAACAACCCGCCATGAACCGTTTTCGCCTGAGCCGAATGACATTCGAAACAATGTTCGCTTAACAAAGGGCGAATGCGTCGCTCGAAATATTCGAAATCCTCGGCGTGAAATTGGGCGTCGGTCGCGACCGCCGTGATCGTGCTTCCAATCAGACTTACGAACAGCAGGGCAAAACGAATGAACATAAGCATTGCTGGAGGGTTGGGGTGGGACCGTAAAAAGAGGGGACGCTCATTCTAAACGAAACCGTAGCGGATTGCACGGTCGATCGACCCTTGTCGCCCTCATGCCTTTCCAGCCGGGTAGGGTGAGCCGGAAACGGATGATCCGGCCAAGTTCGATGGAGGTGGCGATGCATTTTTCAATGATGGCATCATCTTCGAGGCTGTCGTCGATTGTGGGTTTAACGCTACCCAATACCGGGCCTCAGGACGACGCGATCGATCGGCATCAACGCGACGATGTTGCGGCCGTCTTGATGTGGCGGGCCGTCTTGATGCAGCGGACAGGGGTGATGTAGCGGACGTGTTGATCTAGCGGACGTGTTGACTAGTGGACGTGTTGACTAGTGGACGTGTCGATCTAGTGGACGTGTCAATCTAGCGGACTGCGATTCGCTTTTGCGAATCAAATGAATATCGACTTTGTCGCCCACGCCCCAAGACAGCATCTCGCGGCGGGTGACCAACGATGCCTCGACAGTGTGCGATCGATTGTTGAGAACCGCGCGCTTCGGCCCTCGACCGGCTTAGCTCGTTTGCAATCTTTTCAGAATCTTCGCGAGAAACTCCAGCCTCAGATTGGCTCTAACCCAATGGCTATTTCGGTTGCGACGATCGAGCACTAGGCGCCGCCGGAACTCAGGTCAGCCGCTGAAAGAATCACCACGTAACGCAGCGCATTAAGACGCATCGTGAACACCGAGTTCGCCTGAACTTCGTTTTGAGCGTTCCGAGGCACCGCATGCCAAACGCTTGCATCGCGTTCCAGTAGGAACGATTTGCATTCAATCAAGATTGGAAGAATTTTTCGCGTCCCTTCGGTACGCCGACAACGGTTGGGAACACCGCGTGCAGCATCAGTGTGATCGTTGGCCGCGACTTTGTTGTCGCGGCACTCAATTTTGAAATCGGCATTTAGGAGTGTTCCCATGTCGAAATTACGTTTCGCTGCCGCTGTGTTGTCCATCGCGGTAATTCCCGGTCTTTCCAACGTCCAAGGACAAACGACGTCGGATCAACCCATTGTCAAACCTGCTCCACCGGCCGTCGAACCGGGACAACCTCCAACATCGCCGGGAGAGAGCACCGATCAACCAAAGGGAGCGCAAACCGACCAGGATGATCGTTATGAAGCGCGTCGAGTTTCGGCGAGTGCACAGAAGCAGCAACAAGGGGTGACGATAAAGCAAGCTTTGGTGCAACGATTGATCAAGGTCAACGATGCGGAAATCGAATTGGCGAAGTTGGCACAGCAAAAAAGTGACAACGACGAGCTAAAGCAATTCGCTCAAATGATCGTCCAGGATCATCAAGCACTCAACCAAACGCTGCAGCAACACGCGGGCCATTCCGCTTCAACGCGGTCGCACAACGCGGAAGCAGACGCCTCGACACGTAATCAACCGCGGACAAGCGAGGACCGCAAGGGCAACGCACAAGCCAAGCAGCAAGACCGTTGGGCTGATGCACAATCCAACAGAGTGCCGATGGAATTCTGTCAGATTGGCGAGCAAGCTTGTGACTTTGCGTTAAAAATGACCAAGGACATGCTCAACCAGTACGAAGGCCAAGACTTCAACATGGCCTACCTTGGTCAGCAAACGGTCGCACACATCAACTTGCTTTCGGAATTGAAAGCGATTGAAAGTGCAGGTCCGCAAGAGCTGCAACCGATCGTGCAACAGGCCGCAACGAAGGTCCAAGCTCACCTCGAACAAGCCAAGCAGCTAGCCAAGAAACTCGAAAACGACCGCAAGTCGCGAAGCTAACCCAAGTTATCCCTTGGACTGATTTCGCGAAGTTTTTCGATGGCATCCGATCAGCCGCGGAGCGTCAACGACCCGACGAGGGGTCCAACGCTCGGCGGCTTTTTTTCTAATGTTTTCTTTCCCCAAGCGATAGCAGAACAATTTCCCATGAGCCGGATGGAACGGAGTTTGCTACTGCTTTGCTACTACAAAGTCCATTTCGTTCCCAATCACCCTGATAAGGATCCACGATGACCATCAAGAAGGAAGCTCCAAAAATTGGTGACATGTACCGCTGCGCAAAATGCAATCTTGAAATTCATGTGACCAACGGATGTGATTGTCAAGATTGTAAAGCGGAATTCAACTGTTGCGGTAAATCAATGGATCGAGTGACTTCGCTGCCCGTTCAAAACGCCTAATCGCAACGCCCCGTTCCTATTGGAATGGCCCTATCGGAATGGCGTCCCTCCATCGAGTTCAAATCAGGTAATGAAGATGCGTGCCTTAATCGTAGTGGTTGTTTTACTCGTGATTCTCGGTCTTGTCGGTTGGGTGAGATACAGCTCGCCCAACGGCGACCCGACGCTTCGGGTTGATACCGAAAAAGTCAAAGAGGACACGTCGGCGATCGTTGAGAAGTCGAAGCAAGCGGTAGACGACGCGGCTCGAAAGATCGACGCCAGCATTGAGCAAACGCCCGCCGAGCAATAAGACGACAACGTCACCGTGCAAAGGAATCAGTACGTCTTCGGATGCACCGATTCCCGCCGCGCCGAGCGGTCATTGCTAAGAGCCAATCCGAAAATGGTAGCTCTAGATAATGGTTTCAGCGACATCCATTTCTTGAATACGTCCGAAGTGGCGTTTATGCGGCGTGCCTCGTTTTCTAATCGACGGCTCTAACCGTCTGCCCCCACCAACACCTCTTGTGTGTTTTCGCTAACGAAGCTGGCATCTGCCCAGTTCCCCGTTTTCACTTTAACATCGCGAGCTACGATACTTTTTCGGTGTTCTCAGCGTGGTCCGTTTGACTTTGCAATCGCGAGACAGGATAGTGGACGACTAACCTCACCGTGGTGGCGAACTTTGATTGGACAGCAGCTGGATGATGACCCCACGATCTCAAAGCGAAGCCGCCAACCACGGTGTAG
It contains:
- a CDS encoding PSD1 and planctomycete cytochrome C domain-containing protein; its protein translation is MLMFIRFALLFVSLIGSTITAVATDAQFHAEDFEYFERRIRPLLSEHCFECHSAQAKTVHGGLLLDSAAGIAAGGDSGTLIVPGKPEESLLIETLHYDGIEMPPKGKLAAADIAELTLWVQRGAPFPPSADVVARPSGKIDFEKGRQFWSFQPLREPPLPEIANTNWPRNRVDWFVLAAIERAGLTPSPRADRATLIRRLSFDLTGLPPSPERLDAFVNDDSADAYERLVDELLESPQYGEKWGRWWLDMARYTDRTASWLPKTTQAHLYRDWVVKAFNDDLPFDEFIHRQLATDLMSETGPEDLPALGFLSLSPTYWKELKLPCELINVIVADEWEERVDAVSRTFFGLTVACARCHDHKFDPISADDYYGLAGVFASTRHIERPLISDEAYEPVRVAKEEVAKLEAKMAKLKRQKPLPQEQMDELAAKIKDLKTSTPLYDTPMANALSEESMYVVRAGKTPEQGTRLEYRPEPRDLPSFIRGNPNRPGPVIPRRFLTVLTDEPRPYQNGSGRLELAQSITTEAKALTARVIVNRVWLAHFGQGIVATPSNFGQQGDRPTHPELLEDLAARFVAEGWSIKRLHREILLSETWQQSSAVAVDDNHADPENTWLSRANRRRLSFEEWRDAMLVVSGVLDPTAGGPSVPLDTASNHRRTLYATIDRRDMSPTFMIHDFPDPTQHSPMRMATVTPLQGLFAINSPLLNQQSQRLATELQQGEFDDDRSRIKEAYLRLFSRDPSDRELELGLAYLAGPVAVNDAKSEAHFARWRQYTHVLLASNEFIFID
- a CDS encoding DUF4142 domain-containing protein translates to MSKLRFAAAVLSIAVIPGLSNVQGQTTSDQPIVKPAPPAVEPGQPPTSPGESTDQPKGAQTDQDDRYEARRVSASAQKQQQGVTIKQALVQRLIKVNDAEIELAKLAQQKSDNDELKQFAQMIVQDHQALNQTLQQHAGHSASTRSHNAEADASTRNQPRTSEDRKGNAQAKQQDRWADAQSNRVPMEFCQIGEQACDFALKMTKDMLNQYEGQDFNMAYLGQQTVAHINLLSELKAIESAGPQELQPIVQQAATKVQAHLEQAKQLAKKLENDRKSRS